The genomic interval GCGATCTCCTGCGGCGGAGATCCGAACTTCTGCGCGATCTGCGCGCGCTCCTCCTCTTTCATGGGACGCGACGACATGCAGATGTCGGTGGTGCCGTTGATCAGCGCCGCGATCCCGGTGCCCGATCCGCCTCCCGTCACCTGGACCACCGTTCCGGGATGAGCCTTCATGTAAGCCTCCGCCCAGCGCTGGCCCAGGATCACCATGGTGTCGGAGCCCTTGAGCGTCAGGGATCCGCCCTGACGCGGCGAGCAGCTGGCCAGGGCGAGCGCCGCGATCCCGGTGGCGAGTGTGATGCTTGCAGCCTTCGTCATGCCCACTCCCTTCGACGTTCCCTCAGTTGACGGGGAAGTAGCCGA from Candidatus Eisenbacteria bacterium carries:
- a CDS encoding substrate-binding domain-containing protein — encoded protein: MTKAASITLATGIAALALASCSPRQGGSLTLKGSDTMVILGQRWAEAYMKAHPGTVVQVTGGGSGTGIAALINGTTDICMSSRPMKEEERAQIAQKFGSPPQEIA